From Pangasianodon hypophthalmus isolate fPanHyp1 chromosome 30, fPanHyp1.pri, whole genome shotgun sequence, a single genomic window includes:
- the LOC113528979 gene encoding phospholipase ABHD3 isoform X1, whose translation MPLFHSDLWGVCEKYITSTPCTVVLGAFTASLLYLYGSSKAQVPVLVCADGFRAFLRTHCPVVLERFCPTPWCWGGRVQTLVRVFIKSCPAVTYRNEMIRTGDGGQLSLDWADNPDSTNYPQSSSRPTVLILPGLTGNSQQTYVLHMVQQAIRHGYRCVVMNNRGFGGEELLTPLTFCAANTQDVETAVNHVKELYPQAPLLGAGVSLGGMLLLNYLARKGRDSKMIAGLTLSVSWNSFESSKSLEQPINKLLFNRHLTSNLCRAINRHRKILEKVIDIDYVLKARTIREFDERFTSVMFGYKSCTDYYQDASPGYKLPQMAVPVLCLNAADDPFSPKHAFPVALAQRLPNVALLVTSHGGHIGFLEGLFPHGEGYMDRVFSEFVRAAFEHQEDLKEACSISSISSSSDK comes from the exons atgccgtTATTTCATTCTGACCTGTGGGGAGTGTGTGAGAAGTACATCACCTCTACACCCTGTACTGTAGTTTTAGGAGCTTTTACAGCTTCACTTTTGTACCTGTATGGCAGCAGCAAGGCTCAG GTGCCGGTGTTGGTGTGTGCTGACGGATTCCGGGCGTTCCTGCGCACACACTGCCCCGTTGTGTTGGAGCGGTTTTGCCCTACACCTTGGTGCTGGGGCGGCCGAGTGCAGACGCTCGTGCGTGTCTTCATCAAGTCCTGCCCTGCTGTTACATATCGCAA TGAGATGATCAGGACAGGCGATGGCGGTCAGCTCTCCCTGGACTGGGCGGATAACCCGGATAGTACAAACTACCCACAATCCTCCTCTCGGCCTACGGTGCTAATCCTACCCGGGCTGACAGGAAACAGCCAGCAGACGTACGTCCTGCACATGGTCCAGCAAGCCATTCGACACGGATACAG GTGCGTTGTGATGAATAACCGAGGTTTTGGAGGAGAAGAGTTGCTG actccTCTTACGTTCTGTGCTGCCAATACTCAAGATGTGGAGACGGCTGTCAATCACGTGAAAGAGCTCTACCCACAAGCCCCTCTGCTCGGAGCTGGGGTGTCTCTTGGCGG GATGTTGTTGCTGAATTATCTGGCGCGTAAAGGGCGTGACTCGAAGATGATCGCCGGTCTCACCCTGTCCGTGAGCTGGAACTCGTTCGAATCCTCCAAATCTCTGGAGCAGCCAATCAACAAGCTGCTTTTCAATCGCCACCTCACCAGTAACCTGTGTCGCGCCATCAACAG ACACAGAAAGATCCTGGAGAAGGTGATAGACATAGACTATGTGTTAAAG GCGCGTACGATTCGGGAGTTTGACGAGCGCTTCACGTCTGTGATGTTTGGCTACAAGTCGTGCACTGATTATTACCAGGATGCCAGTCCGGGTTACAAACTGCCCCAGATGGCTGTCCCTGTGCTGTGCCTCAACGCCGCTGATGATCCCTTTTCCCCCAAACACG CTTTCCCAGTAGCTCTGGCTCAGCGCTTACCGAACGTGGCTCTCTTGGTGACATCACACGGAGGACACATCGGCTTCCTCGAGGGCCTTTTCCCGCACGGTGAAGGCTACATGGATCGAGTGTTCAGTGAATTCGTCCGAGCCGCTTTTGAGCACCAGGAGGACCTGAAGGAGGCCTgcagcatcagcagcatcagcagcagcagtgacaaGTAG
- the LOC113528979 gene encoding phospholipase ABHD3 isoform X2 translates to MHLFIKVPVLVCADGFRAFLRTHCPVVLERFCPTPWCWGGRVQTLVRVFIKSCPAVTYRNEMIRTGDGGQLSLDWADNPDSTNYPQSSSRPTVLILPGLTGNSQQTYVLHMVQQAIRHGYRCVVMNNRGFGGEELLTPLTFCAANTQDVETAVNHVKELYPQAPLLGAGVSLGGMLLLNYLARKGRDSKMIAGLTLSVSWNSFESSKSLEQPINKLLFNRHLTSNLCRAINRHRKILEKVIDIDYVLKARTIREFDERFTSVMFGYKSCTDYYQDASPGYKLPQMAVPVLCLNAADDPFSPKHAFPVALAQRLPNVALLVTSHGGHIGFLEGLFPHGEGYMDRVFSEFVRAAFEHQEDLKEACSISSISSSSDK, encoded by the exons ATGCATCTTTTTATTAAG GTGCCGGTGTTGGTGTGTGCTGACGGATTCCGGGCGTTCCTGCGCACACACTGCCCCGTTGTGTTGGAGCGGTTTTGCCCTACACCTTGGTGCTGGGGCGGCCGAGTGCAGACGCTCGTGCGTGTCTTCATCAAGTCCTGCCCTGCTGTTACATATCGCAA TGAGATGATCAGGACAGGCGATGGCGGTCAGCTCTCCCTGGACTGGGCGGATAACCCGGATAGTACAAACTACCCACAATCCTCCTCTCGGCCTACGGTGCTAATCCTACCCGGGCTGACAGGAAACAGCCAGCAGACGTACGTCCTGCACATGGTCCAGCAAGCCATTCGACACGGATACAG GTGCGTTGTGATGAATAACCGAGGTTTTGGAGGAGAAGAGTTGCTG actccTCTTACGTTCTGTGCTGCCAATACTCAAGATGTGGAGACGGCTGTCAATCACGTGAAAGAGCTCTACCCACAAGCCCCTCTGCTCGGAGCTGGGGTGTCTCTTGGCGG GATGTTGTTGCTGAATTATCTGGCGCGTAAAGGGCGTGACTCGAAGATGATCGCCGGTCTCACCCTGTCCGTGAGCTGGAACTCGTTCGAATCCTCCAAATCTCTGGAGCAGCCAATCAACAAGCTGCTTTTCAATCGCCACCTCACCAGTAACCTGTGTCGCGCCATCAACAG ACACAGAAAGATCCTGGAGAAGGTGATAGACATAGACTATGTGTTAAAG GCGCGTACGATTCGGGAGTTTGACGAGCGCTTCACGTCTGTGATGTTTGGCTACAAGTCGTGCACTGATTATTACCAGGATGCCAGTCCGGGTTACAAACTGCCCCAGATGGCTGTCCCTGTGCTGTGCCTCAACGCCGCTGATGATCCCTTTTCCCCCAAACACG CTTTCCCAGTAGCTCTGGCTCAGCGCTTACCGAACGTGGCTCTCTTGGTGACATCACACGGAGGACACATCGGCTTCCTCGAGGGCCTTTTCCCGCACGGTGAAGGCTACATGGATCGAGTGTTCAGTGAATTCGTCCGAGCCGCTTTTGAGCACCAGGAGGACCTGAAGGAGGCCTgcagcatcagcagcatcagcagcagcagtgacaaGTAG
- the LOC113528978 gene encoding interferon-induced protein 44, whose amino-acid sequence MASIVSSLSAGNEVALQKFFSSRVCFHLLYKSSHHGATVNQLLDRFDKHGKYLLTVFLQSGSVRGAFMSKPLMYGNEYSDEEVFVFKMTDYYGKRFPGLNYTRTFTVSVGSVSVSFGKGLNLKLVNGCWYESFCSDVVHGKIGLEDDNVCCKDVELHRVQDVGDILPNPWREVSWYDTSRENLRKDFVSYNLLLESLPRVKALLLGPVGSGKSSFISSIRSTMYNRIVHLPSIGTAVEGFTQKMTTYDIRVNQRGPQSVLSFCDVMAIGDDDSTGLSFSDALAVIKGHVPEGYKFQRGVTVSDTVSGYIANPTLNEQIHCVLFVLDASKVTSYPSGLESTLKKLHSTISDMRIPQLILLTHVDQVCLAVQKDLKDVYSSRAVQDKMQKAGELVGLPLSYVLPVKNYVSRLTVDCSTDILLLSVVMSILQAVDDTFEDQYSNPVFKSTYDLDNFQTMKK is encoded by the exons ATGGCTTCCATCGTGTCTTCCCTGAGCGCTGGGAACGAGGTGGCCCTACAGAAGTTCTTCTCCAGTCGTGTTTGTTTTCATCTTCTGTACAAGAGCAGTCATCATGGAGCCACTGTTAACCAGCTCCTCGACAGGTTTGACAAACATGGGAAGTATTTGCTCACAGTATTTCTGCAGTCGGGGTCAGTCAGAGGCGCTTTCATGAGTAAACCTCTGATGTATGGAAATGAATACTCAGATGaagaagtgtttgtgtttaaaatgacgGATTACTACGGCAAACGGTTTCCAGGGTTAAACTATACCAGAACTTTCACTGTTAGTGTAGGTTCAGTTTCTGTCTCTTTTGGAAAAGGCTTAAACCTAAAACTGGTGAATGGTTGCTGGTACGAGAGCTTCTGCTCGGATGTGGTTCATGGTAAAATAGGACTAGAGGATGACAATGTTTGCTGCAAAGATGTGGAACTGCACCGTGTCCAAG ATGTAGGGGATATTTTACCCAACCCTTGGAGAGAGGTGTCCTGGTATGATAc ATCAAGGGAGAATCTGAGGAAGGATTTTGTCTCGTACAACCTGTTGTTGGAGTCTCTACCCCGGGTGAAGGCTTTACTCTTGGGCCCAGTGGGTTCTGGAAAATCCAGCTTCATCAGCTCTATCAGATCCACAATGTACAATCGCATTGTACATCTGCCCAGCATCGGCACAGCAGTGGAGGGGTTCACCCAGAAG ATGACAACCTATGACATTCGGGTAAACCAGCGAGGTCCTCAGAGTGTTCTGAGCTTCTGTGATGTGATGGCAATAGGAGACGATGACTCTACtggtctctctttctctgatgcaCTGGCTGTCATCAAAGGCCACGTCCCGGAAGGATACAAG TTCCAGAGAGGTGTTACAGTCAGTGATACAGTAAGTGGCTACATAGCAAATCCCACCCTGAATGAGCAGATTCACTGCGTCCTCTTTGTGCTTGATGCCTCCAAAGTGACATCGTACCCCAGCGGCCTGGAGTCCACGCTCAAGAAGCTGCACTCCACCATATCGGACATGC GTATCCCGCAGCTGATTTTGCTCACTCATGTGGACCAGGTGTGTCTGGCAGTACAGAAAGACCTGAAGGATGTCTACTCCAGCCGAGCTGTGCAGGATAAG ATGCAGAAAGCAGGAGAGTTGGTAGGATTGCCATTGTCCTACGTTCTGCCAGTGAAGAACTACGTTTCCCGGCTGACAGTGGACTGCAGCACCGACATCCTGCTCCTGAGTGTGGTTATGAGCATCCTACAGGCTGTGGACGACACATTTGAAGACCAGTACTCTAATCCTGTCTTTAAATCAACCTATGATTTAGACAACTTTCAGACAATGAAGAAATGA
- the LOC113529331 gene encoding uncharacterized protein LOC113529331 isoform X1, translating into MENQSSDFNSRLLELERLISEERYNYIKAGAKFCSYQFIRTCLLDSYLAAFHIMFLKFPNCKDLFNSDKLFKNILALLNDRKYAQAKVVSMWQLKHVKIDHTCKEVDFYGNMKDHFPLFHKLVCAEMTSNQKIPNDSLIHKEILSNFNKFGYIKALGDPADPTLILLYCLTSEPLPCVKDKKKRIFEIQFFLLGKDEHMAMCFRFSTNEWLFYDNDPAKPSFQSFSFDTIKEYVICLAGYVNITQAQECKLGIPETGEGTGAQPFYSSESTSLLDTEQSVEDVEMEDLSSYSVPIPETGEGLGPQPFYQN; encoded by the exons atggaaaatcaaaG TTCTGATTTTAATTCCAGGCTGCTGGAGTTGGAGAGGCTGATAAGTGAAGAGCGGTATAACTACATCAAAGCGGGTGCTAAATTTTGCTCATACCAGTTTATAAGAACATGTCTTCTTGACTCATATTTGGCCGCCTTTCACATTATGTTCCTAAAATTTCCAAATTGCAAAGATCTTTTTAATTCTGACAAGTTGTTCAAAAATATTCTGGCTTTGCTAAATGACAGAAAGTATGCTCAAGCTAAAGTTGTTTCTATGTGGCAGCTGAAACATGTTAAAATTGATCACACATGCAAGGAAGTGGACTTTTATGGCAACATGAAAGACCATTTCCCTCTGTTTCATAAACTGGTATGTGCTGAAATGACTTCCAACCAAAAAATTCCAAATGATAGTCTCATCCATAAAGAAATACTCAG CAACTTTAATAAATTTGGTTATATAAAGGCTTTGGGAGATCCAGCAGATCCAACACTTATTCTGTTGTACTGTTTGACTTCGGAACCACTACCGTGTGTCAAAGATAAGAAGAAAAG AATCTTTGAGATTCAGTTTTTCCTACTTGGGAAGGATGAGCACATGGCTATGTGTTTCAGATTCTCCACCAATGAATGGCTGTTCTATGACAATGACCCAGCAAAGCCTTCTTTCCAGTCTTTTTCCTTTGATACAATTAAAGAGTATGTCATTTGTTTGGCCGGATACGTCAACATAACCCAAGCGCAGGAATGTAAACTTG GCATTCCTGAGACTGGAGAAGGAACAGGAGCACAGCCTTTCTATTCAAGTGAAAGCACTTCCCTCTTGGATACAGAACAGTCAGTGGAGGATGTGGAAATGGAAGATCTGTCCTCTTACTCTGTACCCATTCCTGAGACTGGAGAAGGACTGGGACCACAGCCTTTCTATCAAAACTGA
- the LOC113529331 gene encoding uncharacterized protein LOC113529331 isoform X2, whose translation MENQRLLELERLISEERYNYIKAGAKFCSYQFIRTCLLDSYLAAFHIMFLKFPNCKDLFNSDKLFKNILALLNDRKYAQAKVVSMWQLKHVKIDHTCKEVDFYGNMKDHFPLFHKLVCAEMTSNQKIPNDSLIHKEILSNFNKFGYIKALGDPADPTLILLYCLTSEPLPCVKDKKKRIFEIQFFLLGKDEHMAMCFRFSTNEWLFYDNDPAKPSFQSFSFDTIKEYVICLAGYVNITQAQECKLGIPETGEGTGAQPFYSSESTSLLDTEQSVEDVEMEDLSSYSVPIPETGEGLGPQPFYQN comes from the exons atggaaaatcaaaG GCTGCTGGAGTTGGAGAGGCTGATAAGTGAAGAGCGGTATAACTACATCAAAGCGGGTGCTAAATTTTGCTCATACCAGTTTATAAGAACATGTCTTCTTGACTCATATTTGGCCGCCTTTCACATTATGTTCCTAAAATTTCCAAATTGCAAAGATCTTTTTAATTCTGACAAGTTGTTCAAAAATATTCTGGCTTTGCTAAATGACAGAAAGTATGCTCAAGCTAAAGTTGTTTCTATGTGGCAGCTGAAACATGTTAAAATTGATCACACATGCAAGGAAGTGGACTTTTATGGCAACATGAAAGACCATTTCCCTCTGTTTCATAAACTGGTATGTGCTGAAATGACTTCCAACCAAAAAATTCCAAATGATAGTCTCATCCATAAAGAAATACTCAG CAACTTTAATAAATTTGGTTATATAAAGGCTTTGGGAGATCCAGCAGATCCAACACTTATTCTGTTGTACTGTTTGACTTCGGAACCACTACCGTGTGTCAAAGATAAGAAGAAAAG AATCTTTGAGATTCAGTTTTTCCTACTTGGGAAGGATGAGCACATGGCTATGTGTTTCAGATTCTCCACCAATGAATGGCTGTTCTATGACAATGACCCAGCAAAGCCTTCTTTCCAGTCTTTTTCCTTTGATACAATTAAAGAGTATGTCATTTGTTTGGCCGGATACGTCAACATAACCCAAGCGCAGGAATGTAAACTTG GCATTCCTGAGACTGGAGAAGGAACAGGAGCACAGCCTTTCTATTCAAGTGAAAGCACTTCCCTCTTGGATACAGAACAGTCAGTGGAGGATGTGGAAATGGAAGATCTGTCCTCTTACTCTGTACCCATTCCTGAGACTGGAGAAGGACTGGGACCACAGCCTTTCTATCAAAACTGA